One genomic window of Cercospora beticola chromosome 5, complete sequence includes the following:
- a CDS encoding uncharacterized protein (BUSCO:EOG09262K8C): protein MAANYWDSTQAKFWTFTKDELADTRKELERANQALHNKYALPERRLMNIYFQQQLTKLARRMSLRQQALATAQVYMKRFYLRVEIRKTNPYLIMATAVYLACKMEECPQHIRLMLGEAARQWPELGVSESSKIGECEFALISTLSSRLICHHPYRPLNEFAQIFGLSTEESNLAHSIVNDIYLTDLVFLYPPHVLAITALVLAVVLRPSGQPPGLQAHSTHGAMGQASPSMGSPTSASTPGFPPTMNATAAQQAFLGSFSGLRQAGPKLSKIVDWLAESKIDVPAVIDSTQEMISLYAVWEESYSERACKEAITRFVKDGGAWNSGGPSK, encoded by the coding sequence ATGGCTGCCAACTACTGGGACTCTACGCAGGCCAAATTCTGGACCTTCACCAAGGATGAGCTGGCAGACACCCGGAAAGAGCTCGAAAGAGCAAATCAAGCGCTGCATAACAAGTATGCGCTACCGGAGAGGCGTCTCATGAACATCTACTTCCAGCAACAGCTCACAAAACTCGCACGAAGGATGAGCTTGAGGCAACAAGCATTAGCCACTGCTCAGGTGTACATGAAGCGTTTCTACTTGCGAGTGGAAATTCGCAAAACCAATCCCTATCTGATCATGGCTACTGCCGTATACCTGGCCTGCAAAATGGAAGAGTGTCCACAGCACATTCGACTGATGCTCGGCGAAGCAGCTCGACAATGGCCCGAGCTGGGCGTTTCGGAAAGCAGCAAGATCGGAGAGTGCGAATTCGCCCTCATATCGACTTTGTCCTCCCGACTGATCTGTCACCATCCCTATCGCCCACTGAATGAGTTTGCGCAAATTTTCGGTCTCAGCACAGAAGAGTCGAACTTGGCGCACTCGATTGTAAACGACATCTACCTCACCGATCTCGTCTTTCTCTACCCGCCTCACGTCCTCGCTATCACGGCATTGGTGCTTGCGGTCGTGTTGCGCCCCTCTGGGCAACCCCCTGGACTTCAAGCCCACTCGACACACGGCGCCATGGGGCAGGCTTCACCATCGATGGGCTCGCCAACTTCTGCTTCGACACCTGGATTCCCGCCGACCATGAATGCCACTGCAGCCCAACAGGCATTTCTCGGTAGTTTCAGCGGCCTGAGGCAGGCGGGACCGAAACTTAGCAAGATCGTGGACTGGCTCGCAGAAAGTAAAATTGATGTGCCGGCTGTGATAGATTCCACGCAGGAAATGATCAGCTTGTATGCGGTATGGGAGGAGAGCTACAGTGAACGAGCATGCAAAGAAGCCATTACCCGGTTTGTGAAGGATGGAGGAGCCTGGAATTCTGGAGGGCCCTCGAAGTAG
- a CDS encoding uncharacterized protein (antiSMASH:Cluster_5), whose translation MGNQTTYVLLCVAALLFLATPAAAFGAGNISSLSKIEGHNWRHGDIEDLLTTVAFIKGHKWTSMMVKRTYFGNWLRDYSQAVDVGTLKGVPADTIRVLVWILAFMSFGYATEEFEVTAERLGVYRPEEHIDNPKDYADNADARTFDPRLRGPVQPIELEVDPRTGMKNYIANEHIGIATSVGYIKWAFARSIHFGRMYTSGPNRGDEKDLCEALRCLGTGLHCMEDFGAHTNYTELALIELGFHNVFPHVGTQTQINLNGKHVYPLVTGTFGGVDFLHSVLGEATDHVTQVEVDDTEVAQLNSALSQAESKRSVGNGDPAQEASFLTDVLAKIPGTGSLIQEAVSLQAASDAQAAENSRSVDGGGYDSYSSSRAAGDAPTTQGGGFAAPPKVDAAAAMAKIYPILCFRDKVVRQISAIVSKIPGLEKMIETVTEKVTLFVMGLLAPFIKPIIASASNALKQGSGTVIDSSANQQYLVWSDPRSTDPTHSMLSKDHFSNILNQPAGEIAAEILQYVAPRVIYGWEHPEVPEHEILDDVARVFHHPAARNEQLEIHRKMFETVNKWVHKRGDGGQGLDNILSSESVKAGHNHKVANLQSSFQGVQQLAHSHGMNIPGVGPGAGSHSNTRGGVFDMLAEQRARDGLQADPSAYSHPPPPASYDQTSQSYPTAYQSGYEQPWQPQHQQQQGGYDQGYGGGYQGQQQGGYGGYDQNQQQGYGGQHQGYGGGYNQY comes from the exons ATGGGTAATCAGACGACCTACGTCTTGCTGTGCGTTGCAGCGCTGCTCTTTCTGGCCACGCCAGCTGCAGCATTTGGCGCTGGCAACATCAGCTCGCTCTCCAAGATCGAAGGCCACAATTGGCGTCATGGCGACATTGAGGACCTTCTCACCACTGTCGCCTTCATCAAAGGCCACAAATGGACTTCGATGATGGTCAAGCGAACTTACTTTGGCAATTGGCTTCGCGATTACAGTCAAGCTGTGGACGTCGGTACACTCAAGGGCGTGCCAGCCGACACTATCCGAGTTCTGGTCTGGATCCTGGCTTTCATGAGCTTTGGCTATGCTACAGAAGAGTTCGAAGTCACGGCTGAACGACTTGGCGTTTATAGACCCGAGGAGCATATCGATAATCCCAAG GACTACGCGGACAATGCTGATGCCCGCACATTtgatcctcgtcttcgaggACCAGTACAGCCCATTGAGCTTGAGGTAGATCCCCGGACAGGCATGAAGAACTACATTGCGAACGAGCATATCGGCATTGCCACTTCTGTTGGTTACATCAAGTGGGCATTCGCTCGAAGCATTCACTTTGGCCGAATGTATACGAGCGGTCCGAACCGAGGCGATGAGAAAGATCTCTGTGAAGCGTTACGTTGTTTGGGTACTGGTCTGCACTGCATGGAAGACTTTGGAGCTCACACTAACTACACCGAACTCGCACTCATCGAGCTGGGCTTCCACAACGTCTTTCCCCACGTTGGCACACAAACTCAAATCAACCTCAACGGCAAGCATGTGTACCCACTTGTGACGGGGACGTTCGGAGGCGTTGATTTCTTGCATTCTGTGCTCGGCGAGGCCACGGACCACGTCACACAGGTCGAGGTTGATGATACTGAAGTGGCTCAACTCAATTCGGCTTTGTCTCAAGCAGAATCCAAACGCAGCGTTGGAAATGGCGATCCCGCTCAAGAGGCCTCCTTCCTAACGGACGTGCTTGCTAAGATCCCAGGTACCGGCTCTCTGATTCAGGAGGCAGTCAGCCTACAAGCAGCATCCGATGCGCAAGCTGCAGAGAACTCACGAAGCGTTGACGGCGGCGGTTACGACAGCTACAGCTCTTCACGAGCTGCAGGCGATGCCCCCACAACACAAGGCGGCGGCTTCGCAGCTCCTCCCAAGGtcgatgcagctgcagcaatggccaAGATCTACCCTATTCTCTGCTTCCGCGACAAAGTTGTGCGACAGATTTCTGCCATTGTTTCCAAGATTCCTGGTCTGGAGAAAATGATCGAAACTGTCACTGAGAAAGTGACGCTCTTCGTTATGGGGCTCCTCGCGCCGTTCATCAAGCCGATTATCGCGTCAGCTTCCAATGCTCTCAAGCAAGGATCGGGCACAGTCATTGACAGCTCGGCGAATCAACAATACCTCGTCTGGTCGGATCCGCGCAGCACCGACCCAACGCACTCTATGCTGTCCAAGGACCACTTCAGCAACATTCTCAACCAGCCTGCGGGAGAAATCGCGGCAGAAATTTTGCAGTATGTGGCTCCAAGAGTTATTTACGGTTGGGAGCATCCTGAGGTGCCCGAGCATGAGATCCTCGACGACGTTGCTCGTGTGTTCCATCACCCGGCAGCGAGGAATGAGCAGCTTGAGATCCACCGCAAGATGTTCGAGACTGTCAACAAATGGGTGCACAAGCGAGGCGATGGCGGCCAGGGGCTGGATAACATTCTTTCGTCCGAGTCAGTGAAGGCGGGCCACAACCACAAAGTCGCAAATCTGCAGTCATCTTTCCAAggcgtgcagcagctggcACATTCGCACGGCATGAACATTCCAGGTGTCGGTCCGGGTGCTGGAAGTCACTCCAACACTCGGGGAGGTGTATTCGACATGCTTGCTGAGCAGCGGGCACGAGATGGACTCCAGGCGGACCCGAGTGCCTACTCCCACCCGCCTCCCCCTGCAAGCTACGATCAGACCAGTCAGAGCTATCCAACGGCTTACCAAAGTGGATATGAGCAGCCGTGGCAAcctcagcaccagcagcagcaaggcggCTATGATCAAGGATATGGAGGAGGCTATCAagggcagcagcaaggagGATACGGAGGTTATGATCAGAATCAGCAACAGGGCTATGGCGGTCAACATCAAGGTTATGGCGGCGGGTACAATCAGTATTAG
- a CDS encoding uncharacterized protein (antiSMASH:Cluster_5~SMCOG1115:HAD-superfamily hydrolase, subfamily IA, variant), which produces MAAPKKQLPTIKACLFDMDGLLIDSEDKYTICTNEVLNEYGRPNLPWHIKAQLQGRPGPTAGKILFDWAQLPISREEYLSKVSARQKHHFTSCQPLPGVPALLQTLKHRTSPPVHIALATSSHSGNFKLKTDHLQDLFQVFDEENRVLGDDKRIPPGRGKPAPDIWLVALETINKKLERDGKEKIRPEECLVFEDSVPGTESARRAGMQVVWCPHEGLLNEYKGREDLVLAGLMGEYKEVGDDVLGKVEGGDKEGQVKKTASPPGEVGDGWARLVKTLEDFPYAEYGIGVKEEEKL; this is translated from the exons ATGGCAGCTCCAAAGAAACA GCTGCCAACGATCAAGGCATGCCTCTTCGATATGGACGGCCTCTTGATTGACTCCGAGGACAAATACACCATCTGCACCAACGAGGTACTCAACGAATACGGTAGACCAAACCTGCCCTGGCACATCAAAGCCCAATTGCAAGGACGCCCAGGCCCAACT GCCGGCAAAATCCTCTTCGACTGGGCCCAACTGCCCATCTCGCGCGAAGAATACCTCTCCAAAGTCAGCGCCCGACAAAAACACCATTTCACTTCCTGCCAACCGCTCCCAGGCGTCCCAGCTCTCCTCCAAACCCTCAAACATCGCACCTCTCCACCCGTACACATCGCGCTCGCGACTTCTAGCCATTCTGGGAATTTCAAACTCAAAACCGACCATTTGCAAGATCTGTTTCAGGTCTTTGATGAGGAGAATCGTGTGCTTGGAGATGACAAGCGGATTCCGCCCGGACGAGGCAAGCCGGCGCCGGATATTTGGTTAGTGGCATTGGAGACTATTAATAAGAAGTTGGAGCGGGATGGGAAAGAGAAGATACGCCCGGAAGAGTGTTTGGTGTTTGAGGATTCGGTGCCTGGGACGGAGAGTGCGAGGAGGGCGGGGATGCAGGTTGTATGGTGTCCGCATGAGGGGCTGTTGAATGAGTATAAGGGGAGAGAAGATTTGGTTCTTGCGGGTTTAATGGGTGAATATAAGGAAGTTGGGGATGATGTTCTGGGGAAAGTGGAAGGAGGAGATAAAGAGGGACAGGTGAAGAAGACGGCGAGTCCGCCTGGAGAGGTGGGCGATGGTTGGGCGAGGTTGGTGAAGACTCTGGAAGATTTCCCGTACGCGGAGTATGGGATCGGTgtgaaagaggaggagaagctgtgA
- a CDS encoding uncharacterized protein (antiSMASH:Cluster_5) encodes MKYALSLCAIAAGVTALPQGPAPSYGGSSQSHDSSKYGHGQGSSNNGSNGVVPFKFPLANGFPDIDIPSDALNQIQLQAHGTLPNTPLPTSLSDAGATTFQAIAFNELFEVAFFTSLLQNLTSDTFSLGPSQYAKNFIIDALTAVQAQEELHLLGANAILSSAKRTPIQPCQYIFPGVDSFDSAISTASLFTDVVLGTLQSAENTFATNGDDVIRLIASIIGQEGEQNGFYRVLGKKIPSALPFLTGSSGIFAFSALNQIFVVPGTCGNLDAINVPILLPLTVVDPPKATDSDVRFKFPLHSDIATVDIAKVVKDGDYSGLKLVLVNQQNKPTVEDLKDIKVEDGVVSFTAAFPFNENELNGLTIAAVTAGKSDFANPDEVAAASIAGPGLIEIN; translated from the exons ATGAAGTACGCTCTCAGCCTGTGTGCAATTGCAGCTGGAGTCACCGCACTACCTCAAG GTCCAGCACCAAGCTACGGTGGATCATCGCAATCTCACGATTCTTCGAAGTACGGCCATGGCCAAGGTTCATCGAACAATGGCTCCAATGGCGTCGTTCCATTCAAGTTTCCCCTGGCCAACGGGTTCCCGGACATCGATATTCCCTCAGATGCTCTGAACCAAATCCAGCTCCAAGCCCACGGCACTCTCCCCAACACACCCCTTCCAACCTCCCTTTCCGACGCCGGAGCCACAACCTTCCAAGCCATCGCCTTCAACgaactcttcgaagtcgccttcttcacctccctCCTCCAAAACCTCACCTCAGACACCTTCTCCCTCGGCCCCTCTCAATACGCCAAAAATTTCATCATCGATGCCCTCACCGCCGTtcaagcccaagaagaacTCCACCTCCTCGGCGCCAACGCCATCCTTTCCAGCGCCAAACGCACTCCCATCCAACCCTGCCAATACATTTTTCCCGGCGTCGACAGTTTCGATTCTGCGATCTCCACCGCCTCCCTCTTCACCGACGTCGTTCTCGGAACTCTGCAGTCCGCGGAAAATACCTTCGCAAccaatggcgacgatgtCATTCGTCTCATTGCCTCTATCATTGgccaagaaggagaacaaAACGGTTTCTATCGCGTCTTGGGCAAGAAGATCCCATCAGCTTTACCATTCCTCACTGGAAGTTCTGGGATCTTCGCTTTCTCGGCTTTGAATCAGATCTTCGTTGTGCCTGGAACTTGCGGTAATCTTGATGCGATCAACGTTCCAATCTTGTTGCCTCTGACGGTTGTCGATCCTCCCAAGGCAACGGATTCGGATGTTCGGTTCAAATTCCCATTACACTCTGATATCGCGACTGTGGATATCGCAAAGGTGGTCAAAGATGGGGATTATTCGGGTTTGAAATTGGTGCTGGTGAATCAGCAGAATAAGCCGACTGTGGAGGATTTGAAGGATATTAAGGTGGAGGATGGGGTTGTGAGCTTTACTGCTG CATTCCCATTCAATGAGAATGAACTCAATGGCTTGACTATTGCTGCTGTTACTGCTGGCAAGAGTGACTTTGCCAATCCGGAtgaagtcgctgctgccTCTATTGCGGGTCCTGGACTTATCGAGATCAATTGA
- the ARP3 gene encoding Actin-related protein 3 (antiSMASH:Cluster_5) → MATQTPAVVMDNGTGYSKLGFAGNDSPSFVFPTAIATKAAGQAGGSSGSGRPAVANKPSFLTGGAGPTGHLSGKRGTEDLDFFIGDEALAASSGPGYGIHYPIRHGQIENWDHMERFWSNSIFKYLRVEPEDHYFLLTEPPLNPPENRENTAEIMFESFNCAGLYIAVQAVLALAASWTSSKVQDRSLTGTVIDSGEGVTHVIPVAEGYVIGSSIKSIPIAGRDITYFVQSLLRDRGEPDSSLKTAERIKEEFCYVCPDIVKEFQRYDREPDDRFKQYIVRHLNGRSVTVDVGYERFLAPEIFFNPEIYSSDFLTPLPNIVDTVIQTSPIDVRRGLYKNIVLSGGSTLYNQFGRRLQRDIKHLVDARIATSEARAGNAAKSGGLEVQVITHKRQRHGPWFGGSLLGSTPEFRSYCHTKADYDEIGPSIVRRFALLGGPGST, encoded by the exons ATGGCGACCCAAACTCCAGCCGTTGTCATGGACAA CGGTACTGGTTACTCCAAACTAGGCTTCGCCGGCAACGATTCTCCTTCATTCGTCTTTCCCACCGCAATCGCTACCAAGGCAGCCGGGCAGGCGGGAGGCAGCTCCGGCTCGGGTAGACCGGCCGTCGCGAACAAGCCGTCCTTCTTGACTGGAGGTGCTGGGCCCACGGGACATTTGTCTGGCAAGAGAGGCACCGAGGACTTGGACTTCTTCATTGGCGATGAAGCGCTTGCGGCATCGTCAGGACCTG GCTACGGCATCCACTATCCAATCCGACATGGCCAGATCGAGAATTGG GATCATATGGAACGCTTCTGGTCTAACAGCATCTTCAAATATCTACGAGTCGAGCCCGAAGACCACTACTTCCTCCTCACCGAACCTCCGCTCAATCCACCCGAGAATCGCGAGAACACCGCCGAGATTATGTTTGAATCATTCAACTGCGCAGGATTATACATTGCCGTGCAAGCCGTGCTTGCTCTCGCCGCATCATGGACATCATCTAAAGTCCAAGATCGATCATTGACTGGAACTGTGATTGACTCTGGTGAGGGTGTCACACACGTCATTCCTGTTGCAGAAGGATATGTCATTGGCAGTTCGATAAAGTCGATCCCAATCGCTGGAAGAGATATCACATACTTTGTGCAGTCGCTGCTGCGTGACCGAGGAGAGCCAGACAGCAGCCTGAAGACGGCGGAGAGGATCAAGGAGGAGTTCTGCTACGTGTGCCCGGACATCGTCAAGGAGTTCCAACGATACGATCGCGAGCCAGATGACCGGTTCAAGCAGTACATCGTCCGCCACTTGAACGGCCGAAGCGTGACAGTGGACGTGGGTTACGAACGCTTCTTGGCACCTgagatcttcttcaacccGGAGATTTACAGCTCCGATTTCCTAACGCCCCTGCCAAACATCGTGGACACAGTCATCCAGACCTCGCCAATTGACGTACGAAGAGGCTTATACAAGAACATTGTGCTTTCCGGAGGTTCCACGCTCTATAACCAATTCGGACGACGATTACAACGCGACATCAAGCATCTGGTAGATGCACGGATCGCAACCTCCGAAGCACGTGCGGGCAATGCGGCAAAGTCCGGAGGTCTGGAAGTCCAAGTCATTACACACAAGCGACAACGACATGGACCTTGGTTTGGAGGATCTTTGCTTGGATCGACACCCGAGTTCCGCAGCTATTGCCACACAAAGGCCGATTACGACGAGATAGGCCCCAGCATTGTCCGACGATTCGCTCTTCTTGGAGGTCCAGGCAGCACGTAA
- a CDS encoding uncharacterized protein (MEROPS:MER0017622~antiSMASH:Cluster_5) has product MFSSKASRHARQKTDIACIFVHAGAGYHSKENEIHHLQACNDACTVAMKLMQSGGTAVDAVEIAIRVLEDREITNAGFGSNLGYDGVVECDSIMVDHFGRSGAVGAVAQIRNPISLARQVLDHSTQSLSLRRVPPNLLVGEGARQFAEEHSMPIMPFDFLISPFARHRWQKWRADLDKVDRQKRRDPSNSYSALSHDSDATLAKQHEEYTDTERQRQAHQSRELALMEALHNDAQPMSPPPSDAREEAAAPRGNFAATGAPSRNSSATSIPSNNEIGSHSTSQSHSLHPPVSLHSTGSHPYANTSSKVTPATSPRASTHDRFDMFDEDHDMSQYTTFSDDDAQALLAPVAELELPRACSSHIATDSDTARLQTDGPPDDASTTAAEHSGEPRSGLSQTQSTRARFNDLVHGSSNPTKIALEDDIDVEDNKQTTGSQSTQQWYADPKTAGNVPGPAPNNDEDHITDTVGAIAIDMYGNIACGASSGGIGMKHRGRVGPAALVGIGATVIPIEDDDDEKTTVATVTSGTGEQMSTTMASSVCSERIYHSHKRTKKGTFEECMEESAMRAFIEKDFMGHPSVKHSESNSAIGMLSVKRTKDGAWLYFGHNTNSFALASMHSDEKVPVCTMSRSTGNGSIAQGGRPIRWRRSSGKK; this is encoded by the exons ATGTTCTCGTCCAAGGCATCGAGGCATGCCCGTCAGAAGACTGATATCGCCTGCATCTTCGTACACGCTGGAGCCGGCTATCACAGCAAAGAGAACGAGATACATCACTTGCAAGCTTGCAACGA TGCGTGCACAGTGGCAATGAAACTCATGCAGAGCGGTGGTACCGCCGTGGACGCTGTCGAGATTGCCATACGCGTGCTTGAAGATCGTGAGATCACTAATGCCGGGTTCGGCAGCAACCTGGGGTACGATGGGGTGGTGGAGTGTGACTCCATCATGGTCGACCACTTCGGTCGGAGTGGTGCCGTAGGGGCAGTGGCTC AAATCAGGAATCCCATTTCGCTGGCACGACAGGTTCTCGACCACTCCACTCAATCCCTCTCACTGCGGCGTGTCCCCCCAAATCTTCTGGTCGGCGAAGGTGCGAGACAGTTTGCTGAAGAGCATAGTATGCCGATCATGCCATTCGACTTCCTCATCTCACCGTTCGCCAGGCATCGATGGCAAAAGTGGCGTGCCGACCTTGACAAGGTCGATCGGCAGAAGCGACGCGATCCTTCGAACAGCTACAGTGCCCTCTCACACGACTCGGATGCTACTCTGGCCAAACAACATGAGGAATACACGGACACTGAGAGACAACGTCAAGCACACCAGAGCAGAGAGTTGGCATTGATGGAGGCTTTGCACAACGATGCCCAGCCCATGTCACCGCCGCCTTCTGACGCTCGAgaggaagcagcagctcccCGTGGCAACTTTGCGGCCACCGGAGCTCCGTCCAGGAACTCGTCAGCGACATCGATTCCGTCGAACAATGAAATCGGCTCGCATTCGACCTCGCAGAGTCACTCTCTCCATCCGCCAGTGTCGCTACACAGTACCGGCAGCCATCCCTATGCGAATACCTCGTCCAAAGTGACGCCTGCAACATCGCCTCGCGCAAGCACTCACGATAGGTTCGACATGTTTGACGAGGATCATGACATGTCTCAGTACACGACGTTCAGCGATGACGATGCTCAGGCACTACTTGCGCCAGTAGCTGAACTGGAGCTTCCACGGGCCTGCTCCTCGCACATTGCAACTGATAGCGACACTGCTCGACTACAAACAGATGGACCACCAGACGATGCTAGTACTACAGCGGCCGAGCATTCAGGTGAGCCAAGATCTGGCCTGTCGCAGACTCAAAGCACTCGTGCTCGTTTCAATGATCTAGTACATGGTTCCTCCAATCCCACAAAGATCGCACTGGAAGACGACATTGATGTGGAGGATAACAAACAGACCACAGGATCTCAGTCGACTCAACAATGGTACGCGGACCCAAAGACTGCTGGCAATGTGCCTGGGCCGGCGCCAAACAATGACGAAGACCACATTACGGACACTGTGGGAGCCATTGCTATCGACATGTATGGCAATATCGCCTGTGGCGCCTCGTCTGGAGGTATTGGTATGAAACACCGTGGCCGCGTTGGTCCTGCTGCTTTGGTCGGCATCGGAGCCACTGTCATTCCCatagaagacgatgacgacgagaagACTACAGTCGCCACCGTTACTTCCGGCACTGGCGAACAGATGTCTACCACCATGGCCTCCTCAGTTTGCAGCGAACGCATCTACCACAGCCAcaagaggacgaagaagggtACCTTTGAGGAGTGCATGGAAGAGAGTGCCATGCGAGCATTCATCGAGAAGGACTTCATGGGACACCCTAGCGTGAAACATTCCGAGTCGAATAGTGCCATTGGGATGTTGAGCGTCAAGCGTACGAAAGACGGTGCATGGTTGTACTTTGGGCACAACACTAACAGCTTCGCCCTTGCGAGCATGCATTCTGATGAGAAGGTTCCCGTTTGCACCATGAGCCGGAGCACGGGCAATGGAAGCATTGCGCAAGGAGGGAGACCAATTCGTTGGCGCAGAAGTAGTGGAAAGAAGTAA
- a CDS encoding uncharacterized protein (antiSMASH:Cluster_5) encodes MAPTTASPFITIRVDDGKARPTHFFVQKDVLCRTSPFMQARCKPEWSQNGNNTIILPETTPQAFQLYIDWLYHGSVCPSKYATLEESSKAYFVLGTAYVLGEILQDIPFRVAIIDTLHQRCLPEDFEPSVAWVVDIITVIYNGTTNASGARRFVTDMVLVKNVSAELWDYSDELHKDFFRDLARTYHLKGGTEAASLRWTSPGCHYHANDLDSTCPCLIADEPKHGSGNQSAKRKTLSRDEGGGVKFLRQNRVERWSDNAGILWA; translated from the exons ATGGCGCCGACAACAGCGAGCCCCTTCATTACCATCCGCGTCGACGACGGCAAAGCCCGTCCAACGCACTTCTTCGTCCAAAAAGATGTCCTCTGCCGAACCTCCCCATTCATGCAAGCACGCTGCAAGCCCGAATGGTCGCAAAACGGTAACAACACCATCATTCTCCCCGAAACCACCCCGCAAGCCTTCCAACTCTACATCGACTGGCTCTACCACGGCAGCGTCTGCCCCTCCAAATACGCCACTCTCGAAGAAAGCAGCAAAGCCTACTTCGTTCTCGGCACAGCCTACGTCCTCGGCGAAATACTCCAAGACATCCCATTTCGTGTCGCGATAATCGACACGTTGCATCAGCGTTGTCTCCCCGAGGATTTCGAGCCAAGTGTCGCGTGGGTCGTAGACATCATCACTGTAATCTACAACGGCACAACCAACGCCTCGGGCGCTCGACGCTTCGTGACAGACATGGTACTTGTAAAGAATGTCAGCGCGGAGCTTTGGGACTACAGCGACGAACTACACAAAGACTTCTTCCGCGATCTTGCTCGTACGTATCATTTGAAGGGCGGGACGGAAGCTGCTAGCCTCCGATGGACCAGTCCTGGGTGTCATTATCATG CCAACGACCTCGACAGCACCTGTCCTTGTCTCATCGCCGACGAACCAAAACATGGCTCGGGAAACCAATCCGCTAAGCGGAAGACTCTGAGTCGGGACGAAGGTGGAGGTGTAAAGTTCCTTCGGCAAAATCGTGTCGAGCGATGGAGCGACAACGCTGGGATATTGTGGGCGTGA